The nucleotide window CCGGCAACGACGCCGCTACGGCCTATGAAGCCGGCACCTTTGAAGTGGAAGTAGTGCCCGAAGACCGCACCCAGCCCCGTGGCGTGGGCGAAGGAAACTTCATCCTGCTCTGGAAAAAGAACGCCAAAAACGCCTGGAAGCTCAGCTACGCCCAGCTCGAAGGCCTGCCGGTGCGAGTGAAGTAACGTCTGCCTCCTGGATTACAAACAACAAATGCCCCACTGGCTTGACCAGCGGGGCATTTGTTGTTTACGGAGGATGCTGCCAAGCCCTTTTGACACGCAAAGCGCATCTTCTTTTCTATCATACGCCGGATCATGCACCAGCATTATAATACCTGGATAGACTTGCTCGGCTGGTTTCAACTACGTGACCCGTTCTCAGAAGCTTTTTAAGTAGCAGGTAACAAGTCAAGCTAGCTAGGATAACACGCCTAACAGCAACCTTCCGCGCTGAAATCGGTTAGTAGGGGCTGTTTGGCCAGCCGCACCCGGCGGCGGCCGGCGGTATCTGCTTATGTCTTCTCCTATTCCTGCGGCGGGTTCTGTACCCGCCGAAAAGCTAAAGGACTCAACCACTCCCCACTCGCGTCCGGTCTGGTTTGGCTGATGTCCGTGACGTGCGGGCTGGTGGTGGCCAACATCTACTACAACCAGCCGCTGCTGGCCGAAATAGCCCGCGACTTCCGCCTTTCCGAAAGCCAGGCCAGCCTGGTAGCCACTATCACGCAGGTAGGCTACACGCTGGGTTTGCTGTTTGTGGTGCCGCTTGGCGACAAGCGCGAACGGAAAAGCCTGATTCTGGCGCTGCTGCTGTGCGCGGCCGTGTGGATGGCCGGCGCAGCTTTTGCCCCTACATTCCTCCTGCTGGCAGGAGCCAGCCTGCTGATCGGGCTGTTTTCGGCGGTGCCGCAGCTGCTGATTCCCATGGCGGCTTCGCTGGCCAGTGAGGAAGAACGGGGCCGTGTGGTGGGCCGCATCATGAGCGGGTTGCTGATTGGCGTGCTCCTCTCCCGCACCATCAGCGGCTACGTAGGGGCGCACTTCGGCTGGCGCACCATGTTCTGGGTGGGTGCCGCCGTGATGGTGCTTATTACAGCGGTGCTGGCCCGGATGCTCCCGCGCAACCAGCCGCACTTTCCCGGCAGCTACGGCAGCCTGCTTCGCTCTCTGGGCACCCTCATTCGCGACCTGCCGGTGCTGCGCCGCTCGGCGCTGGTGGGCCTGTGCTTGTTTGCCGGCTTCAGCGCCTTCTGGACTACGCTCGTGTTTTTCCTGGAAAGCCCCGCCTACCGCTACGGCAGCGAAGTAGCCGGCTTATTTGGCCTCATCGGAGCCAGCGGCGCCTTTGCCGCTTCCTTCGCCGGCAAATCCGCCGACCGCAAAGGGCCTGATTATGCTTTGAACCTGGGTGTGCTGTTGTTTATGAGTGCCTACGTGGTACTGGCTTTTGGCGGGCAGTACCTATTGGTGCTGGTGCTGGGTGTGCTGGTGCTGGACGTAGGTCAGCAGATGGCCCACATTTCCAATCAGGCCCGTATTTTCTCCCTGCTGCCCGAGGCTCGCAGCCGCCTCAACACCGTGTACATGACGGCCTGCTTTATCGGAGCTTCGCTGGGCTCCTTGCTGGGCGGGCAGGCCTGGGCGCTTTTCCACTGGTGGGGCGTGTGCGGGTTGGG belongs to Hymenobacter sp. J193 and includes:
- a CDS encoding MFS transporter, coding for MSVTCGLVVANIYYNQPLLAEIARDFRLSESQASLVATITQVGYTLGLLFVVPLGDKRERKSLILALLLCAAVWMAGAAFAPTFLLLAGASLLIGLFSAVPQLLIPMAASLASEEERGRVVGRIMSGLLIGVLLSRTISGYVGAHFGWRTMFWVGAAVMVLITAVLARMLPRNQPHFPGSYGSLLRSLGTLIRDLPVLRRSALVGLCLFAGFSAFWTTLVFFLESPAYRYGSEVAGLFGLIGASGAFAASFAGKSADRKGPDYALNLGVLLFMSAYVVLAFGGQYLLVLVLGVLVLDVGQQMAHISNQARIFSLLPEARSRLNTVYMTACFIGASLGSLLGGQAWALFHWWGVCGLGLSFVVAAYLANRWYAR